A DNA window from Theobroma cacao cultivar B97-61/B2 chromosome 5, Criollo_cocoa_genome_V2, whole genome shotgun sequence contains the following coding sequences:
- the LOC18598092 gene encoding carotene epsilon-monooxygenase, chloroplastic produces MRSCVAFSSITFPSLPPRRLTINIPLQSFSVKSSIEKTPTTKPKPTSPSKSTSWVSPNWLTSLTKSLTIGSNDDSRIPIASAQLEDVSELLGGALFLPLFKWMNEYGPIYRLAAGPRNFVVVSDPAIAKHVLRNYGKYAKGLVSEVSEFLFGSGFAIAEGSLWTVRRRAVVPSLHKKYLSVMVDRVFCKCAERLVQKLQPFAFDGTAVNMEEKFSQLTLDVIGLSVFNYNFDSLTSDSPVIDAVYTALKEAELRSTDILPYWKIRALCKVIPRQIKAEQAVTVIRRTVEELVIKCKEIVEREGERIDEEEYVNDADPSILRFLLASREEVSSMQLRDDLLSMLVAGHETTGSVLTWTLYLLSKDSSTLLKAREEVDRVLKGRPPAYEDIKDLKFLTRCITESLRLYPHPPVLIRRAQVDDILPGNYKVKAGQDIMISVYNIHHSSQVWERAEEFVPERFDLESPVPNETNTDYRFIPFSGGPRKCVGDQFALLEAIVALAIFLQRLNFELVPDQDISMTTGATIHTTNGMYMKLSERRSKFDISSPTSSK; encoded by the exons ATGCGCTCTTGTGTTGCTTTTAGCTCTATAACCTTCCCTTCCCTTCCTCCTCGAAGACTGACCATTAATATTCCACTTCAATCTTTCTCAGTTAAATCCTCCATTGAAAAAACTCCCACCACCAAACCCAAACCGACAAGCCCTTCAAAGTCCACCTCTTGGGTCAGCCCCAATTGGCTTACTTCTTTGACCAAGTCCTTAACAATTGGCTCCAACGATGATTCACGAATACCCATAGCCAGTGCTCAGTTGGAGGATGTCTCTGAACTTCTTGGTGGTGCCTTGTTTTTGCCTTTGTTTAAGTGGATGAATGAGTATGGACCTATCTATCGGCTTGCTGCTGGTCCTAGGAATTTTGTGGTGGTTAGTGACCCTGCCATTGCAAAGCATgttttgaggaattatggCAAGTATGCTAAAGGACTTGTCTCTGAGGTCTCCGAATTTCTTTTTGGATCGGGTTTTGCCATTGCTGAAGGTTCTCTTTGGACG GTGAGGCGCAGGGCTGTGGTTCCATCTCTTCACAAGAAGTATTTGTCTGTTATGGTTGACCGGGTATTTTGCAAATGTGCCGAGAGATTGGTACAGAAGCTGCAACCGTTTGCATTTGATGGCACTGCTGTAAACATGGAAGAAAAGTTTTCTCAATTGACTCTTGATGTCATTGGTCTGTCagtattcaattataattttgattcATTGACATCTGACAGCCCTGTCATTGATGCAGTTTACACTGCACTGAAAGAGGCAGAGTTACGATCCACAGATATTTTACCCTATTGGAAG ATTAGAGCTTTGTGCAAGGTAATTCCAAGACAAATAAAGGCTGAACAAGCAGTTACAGTCATTAGGAGAACTGTTGAAGAACTTGTAATAAAGTGCAAAGAGATTGTGGAAAGGGAAGGTGAAAGAATTGATGAGGAGGAATACGTAAATGATGCTGATCCGAGTATCCTTCGCTTCTTGCTTGCAAGCAGGGAAGAG GTTTCAAGCATGCAATTACGAGATGACCTTTTATCAATGTTAGTTGCAGGTCATGAGACTACTGGTTCAGTGCTGACATGGACACTGTATCTTCTAAGTAAG GATTCCTCCACATTGCTCAAAGCACGAGAAGAAGTTGACAGAGTCTTAAAGGGAAGGCCTCCTGCCTATGAAGACATAAAGGATCTCAAGTTTCTAACTAGATGCATAACTGAGTCATTGCGTCTATACCCACACCCTCCT GTCTTGATAAGGAGAGCTCAAGTCGATGACATTCTTCCTGGAAACTATAAAGTTAAAGCTGGTCAAGACATAATGATTTCAGTCTATAATATACATCATTCTTCACAG GTCTGGGAGAGAGCTGAAGAGTTTGTGCCCGAAAGGTTTGACTTGGAAAGCCCAGTCCCTAATGAAACAAATACAGATTACAG GTTCATTCCATTTAGCGGAGGGCCTCGTAAGTGTGTTGGTGATCAGTTTGCTTTACTGGAAGCTATTGTGGCTCTTGCAATTTTTCTTCAACGCTTGAATTTTGAGCTGGTTCCTGATCAAGACATTAGTATGACCACCGGAGCCACAATACATACAACAAAT GGTATGTACATGAAACTCAGTGAACGGAGGTCTAAATTTGATATTAGTTCACCAACTTCTTCGAAGTGA
- the LOC18598095 gene encoding protein DMR6-LIKE OXYGENASE 1: MSPPALAMTNDDARETEFQKGVKHLFENGVSKLPKKYVLPVSDRPNVDKEQPNTAKSSLKLPIIDFAELEGPNRSLVLNSLSSACEEYGFFQVINHGIPIEVIRSMIDVSTRFFGLPYEERAKYMTSDMASPVRYGTSLNQSKDAVFCWRDFLKLVCHPLSDVLPHWPSSPMDFRELAATYAKETKYLFLRITEAILESLGLWGATKEKTPEDDEIVKQFQDGSQLMVVNCFPPCPEPDLTLGMPPHSDYGFLTLLLQDEVEGLQIQYKGKWITVEPRANSFVVNVGDHLEIFSNGRYKSVLHRVFVNPAKPRLSVASLHSLPFNCMVGPSPKLIDEANPRRYKDTDFATFLEYISSCEPKKKNFLESRKLT; encoded by the exons ATGTCTCCCCCTGCACTGGCAATGACAAACGATGATGCAAGGGAAACCGAATTCCAGAAAGGAGTGAAGCatctttttgaaaatggagttaGCAAACTTCCTAAAAAGTATGTACTGCCTGTATCTGATCGACCCAATGTAGATAAAGAGCAGCCAAATACGGCTAAGTCTAGTCTTAAACTGCCCATAATCGATTTTGCTGAATTGGAAGGCCCAAACCGCTCCCTAGTCCTCAACTCCCTCTCCTCTGCTTGTGAAGAATATGGATTTTTTCAG GTGATAAACCATGGCATCCCCATTGAAGTTATAAGAAGCATGATCGATGTGAGCACCAGGTTCTTTGGGCTCCCATACGAGGAAAGAGCAAAATACATGACCTCCGACATGGCCTCACCTGTTCGATATGGAACGAGCTTAAACCAGAGCAAAGATGCTGTGTTCTGTTGGAGAGACTTCTTAAAGCTTGTCTGCCATCCATTGTCGGATGTTCTCCCTCATTGGCCTTCCTCTCCCATGGACTTCAG GGAATTGGCCGCTACCTACGCAAAAGAAACCAAGTACTTGTTTCTAAGGATCACGGAGGCCATCCTAGAGAGCCTTGGCCTGTGGGGTGCCACAAAGGAAAAGACGCCAGAAGATGATGAAATTGTAAAGCAATTCCAGGATGGAAGCCAGCTAATGGTGGTTAACTGTTTCCCTCCCTGCCCTGAGCCTGACCTTACCTTAGGAATGCCGCCACACTCGGATTACGGATTCCTGACCCTTCTTCTCCAGGATGAAGTTGAAGGTCTACAAATTCAATACAAAGGAAAATGGATCACTGTTGAACCAAGGGCCAATTCATTTGTCGTAAACGTTGGTGATCACCTCGAG aTATTTAGCAACGGGAGATACAAAAGTGTGCTGCACAGAGTTTTTGTGAATCCAGCAAAGCCTCGCCTGTCGGTGGCTTCATTGCATAGTCTGCCTTTCAATTGCATGGTTGGACCGTCGCCTAAACTGATTGACGAAGCAAACCCAAGGCGCTATAAGGATACAGATTTTGCCACTTTTCTTGAATACATCTCATCTTGCGAGCCCAAGAAGAAGAATTTCTTGGAGTCCAGGAAATTGACTTGA
- the LOC18598096 gene encoding dynamin-related protein 3B — MIMSYIKQPSCLILAVTPANSDLANSDALQIAGNADPDGYRTIGIITKLDIMDRGIDARNLLLGKVIPLRLGYIGVVNRS; from the exons ATGATCATGTCTTACATTAAACAACCAAGTTGTCTGATTCTAGCTGTAACTCCAGCAAATTCAGACTTAGCAAATTCTGATGCACTGCAAATTGCAGGAAATGCTGATCCTGATG GTTATAGAACCATTGGCATAATCACAAAG TTGGATATAATGGATCGAGGTATTGATGCTCGTAACCTGTTGCTTGGAAAAGTGATTCCCCTTCGACTTGGTTACATAGGTGTTGTGAATCGCAGTTAG
- the LOC18598097 gene encoding purine-uracil permease NCS1 produces the protein MVFKCISFHLHPHPHLSLYSAISQNPKFSSLALTPLFSTGTTTKIKATRNQIYHSFPKRCAILTPMASSGQSSVGTKFDELEPDPTLTNDDLKPTTPSQRNFHWWEMACLWIGLVVGVPSYYLAGSLVDIGMAWWQGIATVVAANLILLAPLVLTGHPGAKYGISFPVLARSAFGIRGAHVPTLLRALVGCGWYGIESWIGGEGIFLLLPKSIKESSLSQLLPWLGTSALEFACFIVFWVAQLSIVWKGMDGIKELEKYSAPILIILTSILLIWAYVKAGGLGHMLSLSSRLSSSEFWSLFFPSLTANISFWAPLALNIPDFTRYAKSQKDQIIGQAGLPIFMGAFTFVGLAVTSSTEVIFGHVISSPIQLLGQIGGFATKILAILGISLATLTTNIAANVVAPANALVNLSPSKFTFRRGALLTALLGIAFQPWRLLKSSESFVYTWLVGYSALLGPIGGIVLADYYLIHRMNLSIRDLYSLSPYGAYYYTGGFNLAALAALAIGILPVIPGFLQKVGILPTVSDAFVVIYNNAWFFSFFSAGLLYWILSSMRGKHTKPLPYDPLLPPAA, from the coding sequence ATGGTTTTCAAATGCATCAGCTTCCATCTCCATCCCCATCCCCACCTTTCTCTTTACTCTGCAATATCccaaaatccaaaattctCAAGTCTTGCCCTCACTCCTTTATTCTCGACTGGCACAACGACCAAAATAAAGGCCACCCGcaatcaaatttatcattcATTTCCCAAAAGATGCGCCATTTTAACTCCCATGGCATCGTCAGGTCAATCCAGTGTTGGAACAAAGTTTGATGAACTCGAACCTGATCCAACTCTCACCAATGATGACCTCAAGCCAACAACTCCTAGTCAAAGGAACTTCCACTGGTGGGAAATGGCCTGTCTTTGGATTGGTCTTGTTGTTGGTGTCCCATCATATTACCTGGCCGGTAGTCTTGTTGATATTGGGATGGCTTGGTGGCAGGGAATCGCCACTGTTGTTGCTGCCAACTTAATCCTGTTAGCGCCATTAGTTCTCACAGGTCATCCTGGCGCCAAATATGGTATCTCTTTCCCTGTCTTGGCAAGATCAGCTTTTGGTATTCGTGGTGCTCATGTTCCTACTTTGCTTAGGGCATTGGTTGGTTGTGGCTGGTACGGGATAGAGAGCTGGATTGGAGGTGAGGGGATTTTCCTTCTGCTGCCAAAATCCATTAAAGAATCTTCCCTTTCTCAATTATTACCTTGGCTTGGCACTTCTGCTCTTGAATTTGCTTGTTTTATTGTCTTTTGGGTGGCCCAGTTGTCCATCGTTTGGAAAGGAATGGATGGAATTAAAGAGCTAGAAAAGTACTCAGCCCCAATTCTGATCATACTCACCTCTATCCTTCTCATTTGGGCTTATGTCAAGGCTGGTGGTTTAGGCCACATGCTATCCTTATCCTCTAGGCTATCTTCCTCAGAGTTTTGGTCTCTCTTTTTCCCTTCACTGACGGCAAATATAAGCTTCTGGGCTCCTCTTGCACTTAACATTCCTGATTTTACTCGATATGCCAAGAGCCAGAAAGATCAAATTATTGGTCAGGCAGGCCTTCCAATCTTCATGGGGGCATTTACATTTGTTGGCTTAGCTGTAACATCTTCTACTGAAGTAATTTTTGGCCATGTGATCTCTAGTCCAATTCAGCTTCTTGGACAAATTGGAGGATTCGCAACAAAGATCCTAGCCATTCTCGGAATAAGCCTAGCCACCCTCACAACCAACATTGCAGCCAATGTTGTTGCCCCAGCAAATGCACTGGTCAATCTCAGCCCTTCCAAGTTCACATTCAGAAGAGGAGCTTTGCTGACTGCATTGCTTGGCATTGCTTTTCAGCCTTGGAGACTACTAAAATCCAGTGAGAGCTTCGTATATACATGGCTAGTTGGCTATTCTGCATTGTTGGGCCCAATTGGTGGCATAGTTCTAGCAGATTATTATCTCATTCACAGAATGAATTTAAGCATCAGGGACCTGTATTCATTAAGTCCCTACGGTGCTTATTACTATACTGGAGGCTTCAATTTGGCAGCATTGGCAGCTTTGGCAATTGGGATTTTGCCAGTAATCCCAGGCTTCTTGCAAAAGGTGGGGATTCTACCAACGGTTTCAGATGCTTTTGTTGTCATTTACAACAATGCTTGgtttttcagcttcttctcTGCAGGTCTACTATATTGGATTTTGTCAAGTATGAGAGGGAAACATACTAAACCTTTACCCTATGATCCGCTTTTGCCACCTGCAGCGTAA
- the LOC18598098 gene encoding RING-H2 finger protein ATL52: MDPGNSVTQPSGSFLTPLMISLAGVVASTLAIVAYHLLLVKYCVRRADEEARNPSIPTQDEGFATGVEHKILETIPILSFSREKVKEFRTDQSECVVCLGELEEGERVRLLPNCRHFFHVPCVDNWFLAHSSCPICRTPVAVTTDASVASPPEDDGVERVQDLPQNDDGQAHDRAASTSRVQSNTLLRHCVSLVFPRETKQKHLITGLKRSLSMDQSYILINLTVDNEKDSTTSSSTSKRSLTKSNSYKARSMKQLDRMSSLLRSFSQLRIGRSSTTCGLLPY; encoded by the coding sequence ATGGATCCTGGAAACTCTGTAACTCAACCTTCAGGATCCTTTCTAACTCCATTGATGATTTCCTTGGCTGGCGTAGTTGCCAGTACGCTAGCAATAGTTGCATACCATTTGTTACTTGTCAAATACTGCGTGAGAAGAGCAGATGAGGAAGCTAGAAATCCCTCGATCCCAACTCAGGATGAAGGATTTGCAACTGGGGTTGAACATAAAATCCTGGAAACTATTCCAATCCTGTCTTTTTCCAGGGAAAAAGTTAAAGAGTTCCGTACAGATCAAAGTGAATGTGTTGTCTGCCTGGGAGAACTAGAGGAAGGAGAACGTGTACGTTTGTTGCCTAATTGCAGGCATTTCTTTCATGTTCCTTGCGTTGACAATTGGTTCCTGGCGCATTCTAGCTGTCCTATTTGTCGGACACCTGTTGCTGTAACCACGGATGCTAGTGTAGCCTCGCCTCCAGAGGATGATGGAGTGGAAAGGGTTCAGGATTTGCCTCAAAATGATGATGGACAAGCCCATGACCGGGCCGCCTCTACTTCCAGGGTTCAATCAAATACTTTGCTAAGGCATTGCGTGTCCCTGGTGTTCCCTAGGGAAACTAAACAGAAACATTTGATCACGGGGTTGAAGCGATCCTTGTCTATGGATCAGTCCTATATACTCATTAACTTAACAGTCGACAATGAGAAAGATTCTACTACTTCTTCTTCGACGTCAAAGAGGAGTTTGACAAAGAGTAATTCGTATAAGGCACGGTCGATGAAACAGCTGGATCGAATGTCTTCATTGTTGAGGTCTTTCTCACAATTGCGGATTGGAAGGAGTAGCACCACTTGTGGACTTCTTCCCTATTAA
- the LOC18598099 gene encoding uncharacterized protein At3g50808 translates to MATMLVPPWLESLLSTAFFTVCRTHGDAARGECNMYCLDCKGDAFCFYCRSSKHKDHQVIQIRRSSYHDVVRVTEIQKVLDISGVQTYVINSARVLFLNERPQPKSGKGVAHLCEICGRSLLDPFRFCSLGCKLVGIKRNGNASFTLEAKNDVVMDKREDMSREEEELREGSQQDIYPPTPPPPPSSARRRKGIPHRAPFGS, encoded by the exons ATG GCTACAATGCTGGTGCCACCATGGCTGGAGTCATTGCTAAGTACAGCCTTTTTCACAGTTTGCAGGACACATGGAGATGCAGCTAGGGGTGAATGTAACATGTATTGTTTAGACTGCAAGGGAGATGCATTTTGCTTTTATTGCCGTTCTTCTAAACACAAGGATCATCAAGTAATTCAG atAAGAAGATCTTCATATCATGATGTAGTGAGGGTTACAGAGATTCAAAAGGTGTTGGATATAAGTGGGGTACAAACGTATGTGATAAACAGTGCCAGGGTTCTATTTCTGAATGAGAGGCCTCAACCAAAATCTGGAAAAGGAGTAGCTCATTTATGTGAAATCTGTGGAAGAAGCCTCTTGGACCCATTTCGTTTTTGTTCTTTGGGATGTAAG CTTGTAGgaataaagagaaatgggAATGCAAGCTTTACCTTAGAGGCTAAGAATGATGTAGTGATGGATAAAAGAGAAGACATGTCAAGGGAGGAAGAGGAATTGCGTGAAGGGTCACAACAAGACATTTACCCGCCCACGCCTCCCCCGCCTCCTTCAAGTGCaaggagaagaaaaggaaTTCCTCACCGGGCACCTTTTGGGTCCTAG